In one window of Coralliovum pocilloporae DNA:
- a CDS encoding phosphoserine transaminase, with protein MAEPTVPGTAPGNPRFSSGPCAKRPGWTVDNLARAPLGRSHRAKLGKDRLKRAIDMTRTVLQVPDTHLIGIVPASDTGAVEMALWSLLGARGVDMLAWESFGKGWVTDVSKQLKLDDVRVLEADYGLLPDLSAVDCDRDVVFTWNGTTSGVRVPNGDWISADRAGLTICDATSAAFAQPLPFDKLDVVTFSWQKVLGGEGAHGVLILGPRAVERLETYTPAWPLPKIFRLTKGGKLIAGIFEGATINTPSMLCVEDYLDALDWAKSIGGLPALIARADDSAGAIAEWATETAWVDFLAVDPGTRSNTSVCLSIVDPDIAALDDAGQRAFAKGLVSRLEGRGIAYDIGAYRDAPPGLRIWTGATVEPDDVRALLPWLDWAFASEKQALSAAA; from the coding sequence ATGGCTGAACCTACCGTACCCGGCACTGCGCCGGGCAATCCCCGTTTTTCGTCTGGCCCTTGTGCCAAAAGACCCGGATGGACCGTCGACAATCTTGCTCGGGCTCCATTGGGGCGCTCTCATCGTGCAAAGCTTGGCAAAGACCGTCTGAAACGCGCCATTGACATGACGCGGACTGTTCTGCAGGTGCCCGATACGCATCTGATCGGTATCGTGCCTGCATCTGATACGGGTGCCGTCGAGATGGCCCTTTGGTCGCTGCTCGGTGCGCGTGGCGTCGATATGCTTGCCTGGGAATCTTTCGGCAAGGGCTGGGTCACCGATGTCAGCAAACAATTGAAGCTTGATGATGTGCGGGTGCTCGAGGCCGACTATGGTCTGTTGCCTGACCTTTCCGCAGTGGACTGCGATCGGGATGTGGTCTTTACCTGGAACGGAACTACATCCGGTGTTCGTGTGCCGAATGGTGACTGGATTTCTGCTGACCGGGCGGGCCTGACCATTTGTGATGCCACATCGGCAGCATTCGCCCAGCCTCTGCCGTTTGACAAGTTGGATGTGGTGACATTCTCCTGGCAGAAGGTGCTGGGTGGTGAGGGGGCTCATGGAGTCCTTATTCTCGGGCCGCGGGCCGTGGAACGGCTTGAGACCTACACACCTGCGTGGCCATTACCGAAGATCTTCCGCCTGACGAAGGGTGGCAAGCTGATTGCCGGTATCTTTGAAGGTGCAACGATCAACACGCCATCCATGCTGTGTGTCGAGGATTATCTGGATGCTCTGGACTGGGCAAAGTCCATTGGCGGGCTGCCCGCCCTGATTGCCCGGGCCGATGACAGCGCTGGTGCGATCGCCGAATGGGCCACTGAAACGGCCTGGGTGGATTTTCTTGCGGTTGATCCGGGAACCCGTTCGAATACGTCTGTCTGCCTGTCCATTGTTGATCCGGATATTGCCGCTCTTGATGATGCGGGCCAGCGCGCTTTTGCCAAAGGACTGGTGTCCCGGCTTGAAGGACGCGGTATCGCCTATGATATTGGTGCCTATCGCGATGCGCCTCCCGGCCTCAGAATCTGGACAGGGGCAACTGTTGAGCCGGATGACGTCCGGGCGCTGCTGCCCTGGCTTGACTGGGCCTTCGCGTCCGAAAAGCAGGCACTATCCGCAGCAGCCTGA
- a CDS encoding outer membrane protein, whose product MVSLKIKSLISAAMLAVVPVAASAADLPEPPIVDIDFEESGTWYLRGDVGFVYQSTDSDFTNPSTRVDIFWEDLDHTFVIGAGIGYQVNEWFRTDVTVDYRVDASFYGLAVCTTVGCSGFSQEKSSIESYTLLWNAYLEYEVLEGLRPYIGGGIGAAYVNVGNHFGVNPDGSSTPFGGDGQWNFAWALMAGVSLDVTENLLLDANYRYVNLGEVSSADDGFGGQINHEDIDAHEVRVGFRYELH is encoded by the coding sequence ATGGTCAGCCTGAAGATTAAATCCCTAATCAGTGCGGCGATGCTGGCAGTCGTCCCTGTTGCTGCAAGCGCTGCGGATCTGCCCGAGCCACCAATCGTAGATATTGATTTTGAAGAATCAGGAACCTGGTATCTCCGCGGTGACGTAGGTTTTGTCTATCAGTCCACGGATTCAGATTTTACCAACCCTTCCACACGCGTTGATATTTTTTGGGAAGACCTGGATCATACATTCGTTATCGGTGCCGGTATTGGTTATCAGGTCAATGAATGGTTCCGTACGGATGTGACCGTCGACTATCGCGTAGATGCATCCTTCTACGGTCTTGCTGTCTGTACCACGGTTGGTTGTTCCGGCTTCTCCCAGGAGAAATCCAGCATCGAATCGTATACACTCTTGTGGAATGCCTATCTTGAGTACGAAGTGCTCGAAGGCCTGCGCCCTTACATCGGTGGCGGTATTGGTGCTGCCTACGTGAATGTGGGCAACCACTTTGGCGTCAACCCGGATGGATCTTCCACTCCGTTCGGTGGCGATGGTCAGTGGAACTTTGCCTGGGCTCTGATGGCCGGTGTGTCTCTGGATGTAACCGAAAATCTGTTGCTTGATGCGAACTATCGCTATGTGAACCTGGGTGAAGTGTCCAGTGCGGATGATGGCTTCGGTGGCCAGATCAACCACGAAGATATTGATGCTCATGAAGTTCGTGTCGGCTTCCGTTACGAGCTGCACTAA
- the glmM gene encoding phosphoglucosamine mutase, whose translation MVRKYFGTDGIRGRANTPPMTPELAMKVGMAAGLIFTRGEHRHRVVIGKDTRLSGYMIENAMVAGFTSAGMDVFLLGPMPTPAVAMLTRSLRADIGVMISASHNPYHDNGIKLFGPDGFKLSDALETQIESLLEEDLAPRLASSERLGRAKRVDGVRDRYIEFAKRTLPRSMSLEGLRVVIDCANGAAYRSAPDALWELGADVVTIGVEPNGININDGCGSTSTDALCRKVHEVRADIGIALDGDADRVIIVDETGRVVDGDQLMAVVADTWADRSMLSSPGIVATVMSNLGLERHLSDRKLTLERTKVGDRYVIERMKSGGYNVGGEQSGHIILSDFSTTGDGLVSALQVLSVVKESDRPVSEVCHRFEPVPQILKNVRFNGGAPLESVDVQSAIAEGEARLDGRGRLVIRKSGTEPLIRVMAEGDDEPLVLSVVDDICNAVRSVAA comes from the coding sequence ATGGTTCGGAAATATTTTGGAACGGATGGAATTCGCGGTCGCGCCAATACACCACCGATGACGCCGGAACTGGCGATGAAGGTGGGTATGGCTGCAGGCCTGATCTTTACCCGTGGAGAACACCGGCACCGGGTGGTGATCGGTAAGGATACTCGGCTGTCCGGCTATATGATTGAAAATGCCATGGTGGCAGGATTTACAAGCGCGGGTATGGATGTGTTCCTGTTGGGGCCGATGCCGACTCCGGCAGTTGCCATGCTGACGCGATCCCTCAGGGCCGATATCGGCGTCATGATTTCCGCCTCCCATAATCCTTACCATGACAACGGTATCAAGCTGTTTGGGCCGGATGGTTTCAAGCTGTCTGACGCACTTGAGACTCAGATTGAGAGCCTTCTGGAAGAAGATCTTGCGCCACGACTGGCTTCCTCTGAGCGTCTGGGTCGTGCCAAGCGTGTGGATGGTGTTCGGGATCGCTATATTGAATTTGCTAAGCGGACATTGCCACGCTCTATGAGTCTTGAAGGGCTGCGCGTCGTGATTGATTGTGCCAATGGTGCAGCCTACCGGTCGGCACCGGATGCGCTCTGGGAGCTTGGCGCTGATGTGGTGACCATTGGTGTCGAACCAAATGGCATAAACATCAATGACGGATGCGGGTCCACTTCAACGGATGCTCTTTGCCGCAAGGTGCATGAAGTTCGTGCGGATATCGGGATTGCTCTTGATGGGGATGCGGACCGGGTCATCATTGTTGATGAAACGGGGCGTGTGGTGGATGGCGATCAGCTGATGGCCGTTGTGGCCGACACGTGGGCAGACCGATCCATGCTGTCTTCTCCCGGTATCGTGGCGACAGTCATGTCCAATCTGGGCCTTGAACGTCATCTCAGCGATCGCAAGCTGACATTGGAACGAACCAAGGTTGGCGATCGCTATGTCATCGAGCGGATGAAATCCGGCGGTTATAACGTAGGCGGGGAGCAGTCCGGCCATATTATCCTCTCAGATTTCAGCACAACAGGTGATGGCCTCGTATCAGCGCTGCAGGTTCTGTCTGTGGTCAAGGAGAGTGACCGGCCTGTGAGTGAGGTCTGTCACCGGTTTGAGCCCGTGCCGCAGATTCTCAAGAATGTCCGTTTCAACGGTGGAGCACCGCTTGAAAGCGTTGATGTTCAAAGTGCTATTGCGGAAGGTGAGGCGCGTCTTGACGGGCGTGGGCGTCTGGTTATCCGGAAGTCGGGGACTGAGCCGCTTATTCGCGTCATGGCGGAAGGGGATGATGAACCTCTGGTTCTCTCTGTTGTCGACGATATCTGCAATGCTGTGCGGTCAGTGGCTGCCTGA
- the serA gene encoding phosphoglycerate dehydrogenase, whose translation MAPRVLISDKLSETAVQIFRDRGIDVDFQPDLGKDKEALRQVIGQYDGLAIRSATKATEKIIDAADNLKVIGRAGIGVDNIDLPKATQKGIVVMNTPFGNSITTAEHAISLMLALARQIPAADISTRASKWEKSRFMGVEITGKVLGVIGCGNIGAVVADRALGLRMKVVAFDPFLSEERAVDLGVEKVELDDLLRRADFITLHTPLTDKTRNIIDARALHLMKDGVRIVNCARGGLIVEEALKVALEAGKVAGVALDVFEEEPARENPLFDLPNVICTPHLGAATTEAQENVAVQIAEQMSDYLLSGAVTNALNMPSISAEEAPKLTPFVKLAEQLGLFAGQLTETGLKGIRIEYEGAVASMNVKALSSAALAGVLQPLLQTVNMVSAPAMAKERGIALEEVRREQQGAYESYIRLTVITDRQERSVAGTVFSDGKPRVIQIKGINMEAELGANMLYISNQDKPGFIGRLGTVLGNAAVNIATFNLGRQSQGQDAIALLEIDGCLTEAVLAEVGNLEGVVQAKPLQF comes from the coding sequence ATGGCACCTCGTGTTCTTATTTCTGACAAGCTTTCTGAAACTGCCGTTCAGATCTTCCGTGATCGCGGTATCGACGTGGATTTCCAGCCTGATCTGGGCAAGGATAAAGAGGCCCTCCGGCAGGTGATAGGGCAATATGATGGCCTGGCTATTCGGTCCGCGACCAAGGCCACGGAAAAAATCATCGATGCAGCGGACAATCTCAAAGTGATTGGTCGGGCCGGTATCGGTGTCGACAATATTGATCTGCCAAAGGCGACCCAGAAGGGTATCGTCGTGATGAATACGCCTTTCGGCAATTCCATCACAACAGCAGAGCATGCGATTTCACTTATGCTGGCGCTTGCTCGCCAGATACCGGCGGCAGACATATCCACGCGGGCCAGTAAATGGGAGAAATCCCGCTTCATGGGTGTCGAGATTACCGGAAAGGTTCTTGGTGTCATCGGATGCGGTAATATCGGTGCGGTCGTGGCCGATCGTGCCCTTGGCCTTCGGATGAAGGTCGTGGCATTTGACCCGTTCCTTTCTGAAGAGCGGGCCGTGGATCTTGGTGTGGAAAAGGTAGAACTGGATGATCTGCTGCGCCGCGCTGATTTCATAACGCTGCATACACCGTTGACCGACAAGACGCGTAACATCATTGACGCCCGTGCATTGCATCTGATGAAGGATGGTGTTCGCATCGTCAATTGCGCCCGTGGAGGGCTGATCGTCGAAGAAGCCCTTAAAGTGGCTTTGGAAGCGGGCAAGGTGGCCGGTGTGGCGCTTGATGTGTTTGAGGAGGAGCCCGCCAGGGAAAATCCGCTGTTCGACTTGCCAAATGTTATCTGCACGCCCCATCTCGGTGCTGCGACCACTGAAGCGCAGGAGAATGTTGCGGTACAGATTGCGGAGCAGATGTCTGATTATCTGTTGAGCGGGGCCGTCACAAATGCTCTGAACATGCCGTCAATCAGTGCTGAAGAAGCCCCGAAGCTGACACCTTTTGTCAAACTTGCCGAGCAGCTGGGCCTGTTTGCCGGACAGCTGACTGAAACGGGGCTTAAGGGCATTCGCATAGAATATGAGGGTGCTGTTGCTTCCATGAATGTGAAAGCCCTCTCATCGGCAGCTTTGGCCGGGGTTCTTCAGCCTTTGCTCCAGACCGTGAACATGGTCTCCGCCCCGGCTATGGCCAAGGAACGTGGTATTGCTCTTGAAGAAGTCCGTCGTGAGCAGCAGGGCGCGTATGAAAGCTATATCCGTTTGACAGTAATCACTGATCGGCAGGAACGCTCGGTGGCCGGGACGGTTTTCTCGGACGGCAAGCCGCGTGTTATCCAGATCAAGGGCATCAATATGGAAGCCGAGCTTGGTGCCAACATGTTGTATATTTCCAACCAGGACAAGCCGGGTTTCATTGGCCGCCTGGGGACGGTTCTCGGAAATGCGGCGGTCAATATTGCGACCTTTAACCTGGGACGTCAGAGCCAGGGGCAGGATGCGATTGCTCTTCTGGAGATAGACGGATGTCTCACTGAAGCGGTTCTTGCGGAGGTTGGCAACCTTGAAGGCGTGGTGCAGGCAAAGCCTCTTCAGTTCTGA
- the ftsH gene encoding ATP-dependent zinc metalloprotease FtsH, with product MNSNFRNFALWVIIALLLIALFQLFQNPTQRGSTREIPFSQFLTDVEQGQVSSVTISGPNITGQYRNNTSFHTYSPDAPNLVDKLHGKGVAITAKPETEGSPILGALLNWFPMLLFIAVWVFFMRQMQGSGGKAMGFGKSKAKMLTEAHGRVTFEDVAGVDEAKEDLQEIVEFLRDPQKFQRLGGRIPRGVLLVGPPGTGKTLLAKSVAGEANVPFFTISGSDFVEMFVGVGASRVRDMFEQAKKNAPCIIFIDEIDAVGRHRGAGLGGGNDEREQTLNQLLVEMDGFEANEGIILIAATNRPDVLDPALLRPGRFDRQVVVPNPDVTGREKILKVHVRNVPLAPDVNIKTLARGTPGFSGADLMNLVNEAALLAARRSRRLVTMQEFEDAKDKVMMGAERRTLVMTDEEKKLTAYHEAGHALVTLHMPASDPIHKATIIPRGRALGMVMRLPEKDQVSLTRAKCYADLAVAMGGRVAEEKIFGYEKVTSGASGDIQMATRLARAMVTQWGMSDKLGLIAYGENQEEVFLGHSVARQQNIAGQTQKMIDEEIKAYVDQGYQTAEQILTDYEDELHAIAQGLLEYETLSGDEICDLLKGKPPHRDTDDETPPSRGTAVPTAGSQKDGKSDPGGMEPQPQA from the coding sequence ATGAACAGTAACTTCAGAAACTTTGCCCTTTGGGTCATCATTGCCTTGCTTTTGATTGCCCTGTTTCAGTTGTTCCAGAACCCCACCCAGCGTGGGTCGACACGCGAGATTCCATTCTCCCAGTTCCTGACTGATGTGGAGCAGGGACAGGTCAGCAGTGTCACGATTTCCGGACCGAACATTACGGGTCAGTATCGGAACAATACAAGCTTCCATACCTATTCTCCGGATGCTCCGAACCTTGTTGATAAGCTGCATGGCAAGGGTGTTGCCATTACGGCCAAGCCGGAAACGGAAGGTTCTCCGATCCTGGGTGCTCTTCTGAACTGGTTCCCGATGCTTCTGTTTATTGCGGTCTGGGTGTTCTTCATGCGCCAGATGCAGGGTTCAGGCGGCAAGGCCATGGGTTTTGGCAAGTCCAAGGCAAAGATGCTCACGGAAGCGCATGGTCGTGTGACCTTTGAAGATGTTGCTGGCGTGGATGAAGCCAAGGAAGACCTGCAGGAGATCGTTGAGTTCCTCCGCGATCCGCAGAAATTCCAGCGTCTGGGCGGTCGTATTCCGCGCGGTGTGCTGCTGGTTGGCCCTCCGGGTACCGGTAAAACGCTTCTGGCCAAATCAGTTGCCGGTGAAGCCAATGTGCCGTTCTTCACCATTTCCGGTTCTGACTTTGTTGAGATGTTCGTGGGTGTCGGTGCCAGCCGTGTCCGTGACATGTTCGAGCAGGCCAAGAAAAACGCTCCCTGCATCATCTTTATTGATGAGATCGATGCTGTAGGCCGTCACCGTGGTGCGGGCCTTGGCGGCGGCAATGACGAACGTGAACAGACGCTCAACCAGCTGCTCGTTGAAATGGATGGCTTTGAGGCCAATGAAGGCATCATCCTGATTGCAGCGACCAACCGTCCTGATGTTCTGGATCCGGCGCTGCTGCGTCCGGGCCGTTTCGACCGACAGGTTGTTGTGCCCAATCCGGATGTGACCGGTCGTGAGAAAATCCTCAAAGTTCATGTGCGCAATGTTCCGCTGGCTCCGGATGTCAACATCAAGACGCTTGCCCGTGGAACTCCGGGTTTCTCTGGTGCTGACCTGATGAACCTTGTGAATGAAGCGGCACTCCTTGCGGCACGGCGCAGCCGTCGTCTTGTGACGATGCAGGAATTTGAAGATGCAAAAGACAAGGTAATGATGGGCGCCGAGCGCCGGACGCTGGTGATGACGGATGAGGAGAAGAAACTCACCGCCTATCACGAGGCTGGCCATGCTCTGGTGACCCTGCATATGCCTGCTTCTGATCCGATCCATAAAGCCACCATCATTCCGCGTGGCCGGGCTTTGGGTATGGTCATGCGCCTGCCTGAGAAAGATCAGGTCTCGCTGACCCGGGCCAAGTGTTATGCGGATCTGGCGGTTGCCATGGGTGGTCGCGTCGCGGAAGAGAAGATCTTCGGCTATGAGAAGGTGACCTCAGGCGCCTCCGGCGATATCCAGATGGCAACGCGTCTGGCACGCGCCATGGTGACCCAGTGGGGCATGTCCGACAAGCTGGGCCTGATTGCCTATGGTGAGAATCAGGAAGAGGTTTTCCTCGGCCATTCCGTTGCCCGTCAGCAAAATATTGCCGGGCAGACACAGAAGATGATCGACGAGGAAATCAAGGCCTATGTTGACCAGGGTTATCAGACTGCGGAGCAGATCCTGACCGACTACGAAGATGAGCTGCACGCGATTGCCCAGGGTCTGCTTGAGTATGAAACCCTGTCCGGTGATGAGATCTGTGATCTTCTGAAAGGCAAGCCGCCTCATCGTGATACAGATGATGAGACGCCTCCGTCTCGCGGTACAGCAGTGCCAACTGCCGGATCGCAGAAGGACGGCAAGTCTGATCCGGGTGGTATGGAGCCTCAGCCTCAGGCTTGA